From a single Bacillus pseudomycoides DSM 12442 genomic region:
- the mfd gene encoding transcription-repair coupling factor, giving the protein MIGLLEQFYKNKEIQSIINGLEEGLKEQLVSGMATSSRSLLMAALYKKTKQSQLVVTHNLFQAQKVYEDLVSLLGEQDVWLYPVNELIASEIGVASPELKAQRIEVLNRLAMGEQGIIVVPVAGLRRFLPIKELWKQKQIEISLGQEIDLDVLLHTLHHIGYERKSMVEAPGEFSLRGGILDIYPLTEELPFRIEFFDTEVDSIRSFDVEEQRSQDKRESVKFGPATEFLFSKDELKLGVERLEEGLMKTMQKLSDDKIKTAVLETVSHEIEILKNGQTIEQMFKYLSIFYKEHASLIDYLPENGVVILDEISRIQETASHLETEEAEWYTSLLSEGAIIQDLVFSHQFEEFLHHKKRSFVYLTLFLRHIAHTHPQNIVNVTCKTMQDFHGQMQLLKTEIDRWTEGDFTTVVLGTDEERAKKLQYILSDYDIEADIIESTDILLPGRLQIAVGDLHAGFEMPMQKLVVITEKELFHKKVKKSQRKQKLSNAERIKSYSELKVDDYVVHVNHGIGKFLGIETLEINGVHKDYLNIKYQGNDKLYVPIEQIDQVQKYVGSEGKNPKVYKLGGNDWKKVKTKVEKSVQDIADDLIKLYAEREASKGYAYTPDTAEQQEFESSFPYQETEDQLRSIEEIKKDMERGRPMDRLLCGDVGYGKTEVAIRAAFKAIMDEKQVAILVPTTILAQQHYETIRERFQDYPINIGLLSRFRTRKQQNETIKGLKDGTVDIVIGTHRILSKDVTYKDLGLLIIDEEQRFGVTHKEKIKQLKANVDVLTLTATPIPRTLHMSMLGVRDLSVIETPPENRFPVQTYVVEYNPGLIREAIERELARGGQIYFLYNRVEDIERKADEISMLVPEARVTYAHGKMNESELESVMLSFLDGQHDVLVSTTIIETGVDIPNVNTLIVFDADRMGLSQLYQLRGRVGRSNRVAYAYFAYKRDKVLSEVAEKRLQAIKEFTELGSGFKIAMRDLSIRGAGNLLGAEQHGFIDSVGFDLYSQMLKDAIEQRQGTQGIENTIDVEIDLEVDAYLPDAYISDSKQKIMMYKQFRGVSAIEDIEELQEEMIDRFGDYPQEVGYLLQIANIKVLAMKEQIELIKQTKFEVTFLFSEQSSQNIDGGKLFMLGNSFGRMIGLGMEGSRLKIVMKTNGLETSKWLTIAENLLKGLSDVKKEVINA; this is encoded by the coding sequence ATGATAGGGTTATTAGAGCAATTTTATAAAAATAAAGAAATACAATCCATTATTAATGGACTAGAAGAAGGATTGAAAGAACAGCTTGTATCAGGTATGGCAACTTCTTCTCGTTCTTTATTAATGGCTGCTTTATATAAAAAAACAAAGCAGTCACAACTTGTTGTTACACACAACTTATTTCAAGCGCAAAAAGTATATGAGGATTTAGTATCACTACTTGGTGAGCAGGATGTATGGTTATATCCGGTTAATGAATTAATTGCGTCAGAAATAGGGGTTGCAAGCCCAGAACTAAAAGCGCAGCGTATTGAAGTATTAAATCGTTTAGCGATGGGCGAGCAGGGCATTATTGTTGTTCCAGTTGCTGGATTACGTAGATTTTTACCAATAAAAGAATTATGGAAGCAAAAGCAAATCGAAATTAGTCTAGGGCAAGAGATTGATTTAGATGTATTGCTTCATACATTGCATCATATTGGATATGAACGTAAGTCAATGGTAGAAGCACCTGGAGAATTTAGTTTGCGCGGGGGTATACTGGATATTTATCCGTTAACTGAAGAATTACCGTTTCGTATAGAGTTCTTTGATACGGAAGTAGATTCTATCCGCTCATTTGATGTAGAAGAACAACGCTCTCAAGATAAAAGAGAAAGCGTGAAATTCGGTCCTGCGACAGAATTTTTATTTTCAAAAGATGAACTGAAATTAGGGGTGGAGCGTCTTGAGGAAGGTTTAATGAAGACGATGCAGAAGCTCTCTGATGATAAAATCAAGACAGCAGTACTTGAAACAGTTAGTCACGAGATAGAAATATTGAAAAACGGACAGACTATAGAGCAAATGTTTAAATATTTATCTATTTTTTACAAAGAACATGCTAGTCTAATAGACTATTTACCTGAGAATGGTGTCGTTATCTTAGATGAAATTTCGCGTATTCAAGAAACGGCATCACATCTTGAGACAGAAGAAGCAGAATGGTATACATCGCTTCTAAGTGAAGGGGCAATTATTCAAGATTTGGTGTTCTCACACCAATTTGAAGAATTTCTACACCATAAAAAGAGAAGCTTTGTATATTTAACATTATTTTTACGCCATATTGCACATACGCACCCGCAAAATATTGTTAATGTAACGTGTAAAACAATGCAGGACTTTCATGGGCAAATGCAATTGTTAAAAACAGAAATTGATAGATGGACTGAAGGGGACTTCACGACTGTTGTATTAGGAACAGATGAAGAACGCGCAAAAAAATTACAATATATTTTAAGTGATTATGATATTGAAGCAGACATTATAGAATCTACAGATATATTGCTTCCTGGTCGCCTTCAAATTGCTGTAGGTGATTTACATGCAGGATTTGAAATGCCAATGCAAAAGCTTGTTGTGATTACAGAAAAAGAGCTGTTCCATAAAAAAGTAAAAAAATCACAACGTAAGCAAAAACTATCGAATGCAGAGCGTATTAAAAGTTATTCAGAGTTAAAAGTTGACGACTATGTTGTTCATGTAAATCATGGTATCGGTAAATTTTTAGGAATTGAAACGTTAGAAATTAATGGTGTCCATAAAGATTATTTGAACATTAAATATCAAGGTAACGATAAGTTATATGTGCCAATCGAACAAATTGATCAAGTACAAAAGTATGTAGGATCAGAAGGTAAGAATCCGAAAGTTTACAAACTAGGCGGAAACGATTGGAAAAAGGTCAAAACGAAGGTGGAAAAATCTGTACAAGATATTGCAGATGACTTAATTAAATTGTATGCAGAGCGTGAGGCTTCAAAGGGATATGCGTATACGCCGGACACTGCAGAGCAGCAGGAATTTGAATCATCTTTCCCGTACCAGGAGACAGAAGATCAGTTGCGTTCTATTGAAGAAATTAAGAAAGATATGGAACGTGGGCGTCCGATGGATCGACTTCTATGTGGTGATGTTGGATATGGTAAAACGGAAGTTGCAATTCGTGCAGCGTTTAAAGCAATTATGGATGAAAAGCAAGTTGCAATTTTAGTACCGACAACGATTCTTGCACAACAACACTATGAAACGATTCGAGAACGTTTTCAAGACTACCCAATTAATATTGGATTGTTAAGTAGATTCCGTACTAGAAAACAACAAAATGAAACAATTAAAGGTTTAAAAGATGGGACAGTCGATATTGTTATTGGAACACATCGCATTTTATCTAAAGATGTAACCTATAAAGATTTAGGCTTACTAATTATCGATGAAGAACAAAGATTTGGTGTTACGCATAAAGAAAAGATTAAACAATTGAAAGCGAATGTTGATGTATTAACATTAACGGCAACGCCAATTCCGCGTACGCTCCATATGTCTATGCTCGGTGTACGAGATTTATCTGTTATTGAGACGCCACCAGAAAATCGTTTCCCGGTACAAACATATGTGGTTGAGTATAATCCAGGGTTAATTCGAGAGGCGATAGAACGGGAACTTGCAAGGGGCGGTCAAATTTATTTCTTGTATAACCGTGTTGAAGATATTGAAAGAAAAGCAGATGAAATCTCCATGTTAGTCCCAGAGGCGCGTGTGACGTATGCACATGGGAAAATGAACGAGAGTGAACTAGAGTCTGTCATGCTATCATTTTTAGATGGGCAGCATGATGTTCTTGTAAGTACAACGATTATTGAAACAGGTGTTGATATTCCTAATGTAAATACATTAATTGTATTTGATGCCGATCGTATGGGATTATCACAGCTTTATCAGCTTCGTGGGCGCGTTGGTCGTTCAAACCGTGTTGCTTATGCATACTTTGCATATAAGCGTGATAAAGTGTTGTCAGAAGTCGCTGAGAAGCGTTTACAAGCAATTAAAGAATTCACAGAACTTGGATCAGGATTTAAAATTGCAATGCGAGATTTATCCATTCGTGGTGCTGGTAACTTGTTAGGAGCTGAGCAGCATGGATTCATCGATTCTGTTGGATTTGATCTATATTCTCAAATGTTAAAAGATGCGATTGAACAGCGTCAAGGAACACAAGGAATTGAAAATACGATTGATGTTGAAATTGATTTAGAAGTGGATGCTTACTTGCCAGACGCCTATATTTCAGATAGTAAACAAAAAATTATGATGTACAAACAATTTAGAGGTGTCTCTGCGATTGAAGATATTGAGGAATTACAAGAAGAAATGATTGATCGTTTTGGAGATTATCCGCAAGAAGTTGGATATTTATTACAAATTGCAAATATTAAAGTATTAGCAATGAAAGAACAGATTGAGCTAATTAAGCAAACAAAATTTGAAGTGACGTTTTTATTCTCAGAGCAATCAAGCCAAAATATTGATGGTGGAAAATTATTTATGCTTGGTAATAGTTTTGGTCGTATGATTGGTCTTGGTATGGAAGGTTCTCGTTTGAAAATTGTTATGAAAACGAATGGATTAGAGACATCAAAATGGTTAACAATCGCCGAAAATTTATTAAAAGGTTTGTCTGACGTGAAAAAAGAAGTAATAAATGCCTAA
- the yabQ gene encoding spore cortex biosynthesis protein YabQ — protein sequence MSLTIQLYTMLSMIGMGAWIGAALDTYQRFLQRPRRKRWIVFIYDILFWIVQALFVFYVLLLVNEAELRIYVFVALFCGFAAYQSLLKAVYMRVLNFLIYIFVQTIQFFIQIVQLLMIKPVIIIAQLIIAFILFLFRILFSIGHVLWKCTVWILLFVWKVFFWPVRFLTLLIWKLLPNRVKLFIKRYVGLLQHTRKLKKYIFQIWERIKKKLGGPRK from the coding sequence ATGAGTTTAACGATTCAACTGTATACAATGCTTTCTATGATTGGAATGGGTGCTTGGATTGGAGCGGCGTTAGATACATACCAACGCTTTTTACAGCGACCGCGGCGTAAGCGTTGGATTGTATTTATATATGATATACTGTTTTGGATTGTCCAAGCACTGTTTGTCTTTTACGTATTGCTGCTTGTAAATGAAGCTGAATTACGTATATATGTTTTTGTAGCTTTGTTTTGTGGTTTTGCTGCATATCAAAGCTTATTGAAAGCAGTGTATATGCGAGTATTGAATTTTCTCATTTATATTTTTGTACAAACGATACAATTTTTTATCCAAATTGTACAGCTACTTATGATAAAACCTGTTATTATTATAGCGCAGCTTATTATTGCTTTTATTTTATTTTTATTTCGTATACTATTTTCAATTGGGCATGTGTTGTGGAAGTGTACCGTATGGATATTACTTTTTGTATGGAAAGTTTTTTTCTGGCCTGTTCGATTTCTTACTTTGCTCATATGGAAACTTCTCCCTAACCGTGTTAAACTTTTTATAAAGAGATATGTGGGATTACTGCAACATACAAGGAAATTGAAGAAATATATCTTTCAAATTTGGGAGCGTATAAAAAAGAAGTTAGGGGGACCTCGGAAATGA
- a CDS encoding RNA-binding S4 domain-containing protein, whose translation MRLDKFLKVSRLIKRRTLAKEVADQGRIAINGQAAKASSVVKVEDELTIRFGQKVVTVKVNELKETTKKEDAANMYTVVREEKVKAEEGLF comes from the coding sequence ATGCGCTTAGATAAATTTTTGAAAGTATCGCGTCTAATTAAAAGGAGAACATTAGCAAAGGAAGTAGCTGATCAAGGAAGAATTGCGATTAATGGGCAAGCTGCAAAGGCGAGCTCTGTTGTGAAAGTAGAAGATGAGCTAACAATTCGTTTTGGACAAAAGGTAGTAACTGTAAAAGTAAATGAATTAAAAGAAACAACGAAAAAAGAAGATGCAGCTAACATGTATACGGTAGTTCGTGAAGAGAAAGTGAAAGCAGAAGAAGGCTTGTTCTAA
- a CDS encoding S1 domain-containing RNA-binding protein, with amino-acid sequence MSIEVGSKLQGKVTGITNFGAFVELPEGLTGLVHISEVADNYVKDINDHLKVGDQVEVKVINVEKDGKIGLSIKKAKERVKPEGDRPRSEYQRGGDQRGGDQQRSGRPQRNRSFNRDNRGGRDNGGNQKETFEQKMARFLKDSEDRLTSLKRNTESKRGGRGARRG; translated from the coding sequence ATGTCAATCGAGGTAGGCAGCAAGTTACAAGGTAAAGTAACAGGTATTACAAATTTTGGGGCTTTTGTGGAGCTGCCAGAAGGCTTAACGGGTCTTGTTCATATTAGTGAAGTTGCTGATAATTATGTGAAGGATATTAATGATCACTTAAAAGTAGGCGACCAAGTAGAAGTAAAAGTTATTAATGTTGAAAAAGATGGAAAAATCGGTCTATCTATTAAAAAAGCGAAAGAACGTGTAAAACCAGAAGGAGATCGTCCACGCAGTGAATATCAACGTGGTGGTGATCAACGTGGTGGTGATCAACAACGTTCTGGGCGTCCACAACGCAATCGTTCTTTTAACAGAGATAACCGTGGTGGCCGTGATAATGGTGGCAATCAAAAGGAAACGTTTGAGCAAAAGATGGCACGCTTTTTAAAAGACAGTGAAGATCGTCTAACTTCTTTAAAGCGTAATACAGAATCTAAACGTGGTGGCCGTGGCGCTCGTCGCGGATAA
- the yabP gene encoding sporulation protein YabP, translating into MNKGYSVASSNQQNVSVEHDIIMRGRRVIDITGVKQVESFDSEEFLLETVMGFLTIRGQNLQMKNLDVEKGIVSIKGKIHEMLYIDENQGEKAKGFFSKLFK; encoded by the coding sequence GTGAATAAGGGCTACTCAGTTGCGTCTTCTAATCAACAGAATGTTTCTGTAGAGCATGATATTATTATGCGTGGTAGACGTGTAATAGATATTACTGGCGTAAAGCAAGTAGAGAGTTTTGATAGTGAAGAGTTTTTATTAGAAACTGTAATGGGTTTTTTAACAATTCGCGGTCAAAACTTACAGATGAAAAATTTAGATGTAGAAAAAGGTATTGTATCCATTAAAGGGAAAATTCATGAGATGTTGTACATTGATGAAAATCAAGGGGAGAAAGCTAAAGGATTCTTTAGTAAGTTGTTTAAATGA
- the spoVT gene encoding stage V sporulation protein T: MKATGIVRRIDDLGRVVIPKEIRRTLRIREGDPLEIFVDRDGEVILKKYSPISELGDFAKEYAEALYDSLGHNVLVCDRDSIIAVAGVSKKEYLNKSVGDLIEKTMEDRKSVVMTDESEISIIDGVTEKVSSYTVGPIVANGDPIGAVIIFSKEAIISEVEHKAVNTAASFLAKQMEQ; this comes from the coding sequence ATGAAAGCAACTGGAATTGTACGTCGAATTGATGATTTAGGTAGGGTAGTAATTCCGAAAGAAATTCGTAGAACCCTTCGTATCCGAGAAGGAGATCCGCTAGAAATTTTTGTGGATCGCGATGGAGAAGTGATTTTGAAAAAATATTCTCCAATTAGTGAATTAGGTGATTTTGCAAAAGAATATGCAGAAGCTTTATACGATAGTTTAGGACATAACGTACTCGTATGTGATCGCGATTCCATTATCGCCGTAGCGGGGGTATCTAAAAAAGAATACTTAAATAAAAGTGTTGGCGATTTAATCGAAAAAACGATGGAAGATCGAAAATCTGTTGTTATGACAGATGAAAGTGAAATTTCGATTATCGATGGTGTAACTGAAAAGGTTAGCTCTTATACAGTTGGCCCAATCGTTGCAAATGGAGATCCGATTGGAGCTGTTATCATCTTTTCAAAAGAAGCAATTATAAGTGAGGTAGAGCATAAGGCAGTAAATACTGCTGCAAGTTTTTTAGCAAAACAAATGGAACAGTAA
- a CDS encoding putative polysaccharide biosynthesis protein, translating to MEAKKYQAFWRGAIILTIASFVTKVLSAFYRIPYQNIAGDVGFYIYQQIYPFYGFCLILATYGFPIIISKMVAERLEQGKQEEAEGIICVSFWFLLGIGCIGFFTLFLGAHTIASVMGDANLDKLLRVISFSFLLMPFLSVARGHFQGFNNMIPTAISQVIEQTVRVSIIVFLSLFLIAHEFDLYTVGAGAMLGSIAGGFIGILVLLFYMRHNFRSIFLQGWKRIHNKKKIIRILFWQGMAICVSNLVLIFIQMADSVSFYTLLIQAGEPAEIAKVLKGVYDRSIPLMQLGTVVTTSFSLSLIPIITSAKERGDRLFIQQKVQLAMKITFVIGVAAALGLACIIKPTNIMLFENSEGSGVLAILAVSILFSSLSITTASILQGLGQTVKPALFVIFGGCLKLLLNYMLMPQFGVTGAAVATLISLMVIALLNSAFLIRIVEEPLIHKQGIFGVTISGLGMVVILMLFMRIYEGLGLASDEGYRGLAVIEALLGVAIGGLVYLFLITKLSVFTKKELGTVMKQEKVQASLKKSG from the coding sequence ATGGAAGCGAAGAAGTATCAAGCTTTTTGGCGCGGGGCTATTATATTAACGATTGCAAGTTTTGTTACGAAAGTATTAAGCGCTTTTTACCGTATTCCATATCAAAATATAGCGGGTGATGTTGGTTTTTATATTTATCAACAAATTTATCCGTTTTATGGATTTTGTTTAATTTTAGCTACTTATGGTTTTCCTATCATTATTTCTAAGATGGTAGCAGAGCGTTTAGAACAAGGAAAACAGGAAGAGGCAGAGGGAATTATTTGTGTTTCTTTTTGGTTTTTATTAGGAATCGGTTGTATAGGTTTCTTTACGTTGTTTTTAGGAGCTCACACGATTGCATCAGTCATGGGCGATGCAAATTTAGATAAACTGCTAAGAGTTATTTCATTTTCATTCTTGTTAATGCCCTTTTTATCTGTCGCACGAGGGCACTTTCAAGGGTTTAACAATATGATACCGACAGCTATATCACAAGTGATTGAACAAACGGTTCGTGTGTCAATTATTGTGTTCTTATCGTTGTTCCTCATCGCACATGAATTTGATTTATATACAGTTGGAGCAGGAGCGATGTTGGGGTCGATTGCAGGCGGGTTTATTGGTATACTCGTACTTTTATTTTATATGCGGCATAACTTTCGCTCTATTTTCTTACAAGGATGGAAGAGGATACACAATAAAAAGAAAATCATTCGAATCCTTTTTTGGCAAGGAATGGCTATTTGTGTTAGTAATTTAGTGTTAATTTTTATACAAATGGCAGATTCAGTTTCGTTTTACACATTGCTTATTCAGGCAGGAGAACCGGCGGAAATTGCAAAAGTATTAAAGGGTGTTTATGACAGAAGTATCCCGCTTATGCAGCTTGGTACAGTTGTGACGACTTCATTTTCACTTTCGCTTATTCCAATTATTACTTCAGCAAAAGAACGAGGAGATCGTCTGTTTATTCAACAAAAGGTGCAGTTAGCGATGAAGATAACTTTTGTGATTGGAGTTGCGGCAGCATTAGGATTAGCGTGTATTATTAAGCCGACAAATATTATGTTGTTTGAAAATAGTGAGGGCTCAGGTGTATTAGCTATTTTAGCTGTTTCTATTTTATTTAGTTCCTTATCCATTACAACGGCTTCTATTCTGCAAGGGCTTGGTCAAACTGTAAAGCCGGCATTGTTTGTTATATTTGGAGGGTGTCTAAAATTATTGCTCAATTATATGTTAATGCCGCAATTTGGTGTAACTGGGGCGGCAGTCGCAACGTTAATTTCGCTCATGGTTATCGCTTTGTTAAATAGTGCTTTCCTTATTCGAATTGTAGAAGAACCACTCATTCATAAACAAGGCATATTTGGAGTAACGATCAGCGGATTAGGAATGGTCGTTATATTAATGTTATTTATGCGTATTTATGAAGGGTTGGGACTAGCAAGTGATGAAGGGTATAGAGGGTTAGCTGTAATTGAAGCGTTGCTAGGCGTAGCGATTGGCGGATTGGTATATCTGTTTTTAATTACGAAGTTAAGTGTTTTTACAAAAAAAGAATTAGGGACTGTTATGAAGCAAGAGAAGGTACAAGCTTCATTGAAGAAGAGTGGATAG
- the divIC gene encoding cell division protein DivIC — protein MRELRQRLIEEQNPNSVREHIIQTNENRRRLYRRLAVFLVFAFTIIASISVTFYQQNSSIKAKEVKVEEMKKELGSLTKKEKKLQDDVQKLNDEEYVLKIARRDYFFSGKGEIIFPVSK, from the coding sequence ATGAGGGAACTGAGGCAAAGATTGATTGAAGAGCAGAATCCAAATTCTGTAAGAGAACATATAATACAAACAAATGAAAACAGGAGGCGATTATATCGCCGTTTAGCAGTTTTTCTTGTCTTTGCTTTTACAATTATTGCGAGCATTAGTGTAACGTTTTATCAACAAAATAGTTCCATTAAAGCAAAAGAAGTAAAGGTTGAAGAGATGAAAAAAGAATTGGGTTCATTAACAAAGAAAGAAAAAAAATTACAAGATGATGTTCAAAAGTTGAATGATGAAGAGTATGTTTTAAAGATTGCTAGGAGGGATTATTTCTTCTCTGGAAAAGGGGAGATAATTTTTCCTGTTTCTAAGTAG
- the mazG gene encoding nucleoside triphosphate pyrophosphohydrolase: MSRVITILGLGAGELDQLTMGVYRKIKEADHMYVRTKEHPVIEELEKEGVKYTAFDDVYESHDTFEIVYETIANTLIEQAQGADIIYAVPGHPLVAERTVQLLLQKGETKQIEVRIEGGQSFLDPMFASLKIDPIEGFQLIDATSFERGQLELRQHLIFCQVYDAFVASEVKLTLMEMLPDEYEVYIVTAAGTSFEQVKKVPLYMLDHETELNNLTSVYVPPVTERASLYQQFDVLREIIAELRGPNGCPWDKKQTHQSLKKYLIEEAYEVLEAIDEEDDDHLIEELGDVLLQVMLHAQIGEDEGWFSVDDIIRTLSEKMVRRHPHVFGDIDVESAEEVVLNWEEIKKQEKGHVRESALTGIPKSLPQLMRAYEIQKKAGKVGFDWDDVQPMMDKAFEELKEFEQEVAKMDKEKMLGEFGDLLFAFVNIARYYKLDPEEALRTTNEKFMRRFIYMEAKVAEMNKEMQELTLEQMDALWEEAKQIENQ; encoded by the coding sequence GTGAGTAGAGTAATCACGATTTTAGGATTAGGTGCTGGTGAATTAGATCAGCTGACAATGGGTGTATACCGAAAAATAAAAGAAGCAGATCATATGTATGTGCGTACGAAAGAGCATCCTGTTATTGAAGAGTTAGAAAAGGAAGGTGTAAAGTACACGGCTTTTGATGATGTATATGAGTCGCACGATACATTTGAAATCGTGTATGAAACAATTGCGAATACGTTAATAGAACAAGCGCAAGGTGCGGATATTATATATGCTGTACCAGGTCATCCGCTTGTTGCAGAACGAACTGTTCAATTACTCTTGCAAAAAGGGGAAACGAAGCAGATTGAGGTGCGAATTGAAGGTGGACAAAGCTTTTTGGATCCGATGTTTGCTAGTTTAAAAATAGATCCAATTGAAGGATTCCAACTTATTGATGCAACTTCATTTGAAAGAGGTCAATTAGAATTGCGTCAACACTTAATTTTTTGCCAAGTATATGATGCGTTTGTTGCATCTGAGGTTAAGTTGACATTAATGGAAATGTTGCCTGATGAGTATGAAGTATATATTGTAACAGCCGCAGGAACATCTTTTGAGCAAGTGAAAAAAGTGCCGCTCTATATGTTGGATCATGAAACAGAGTTGAACAATTTAACAAGCGTATATGTACCGCCTGTTACTGAGCGAGCTTCTTTATATCAACAATTTGATGTGCTCCGAGAAATTATTGCTGAGCTTCGTGGACCAAATGGCTGTCCATGGGATAAAAAGCAAACACATCAGTCTTTAAAGAAATATTTAATTGAAGAGGCATATGAAGTGTTAGAGGCAATTGATGAAGAAGATGATGACCACTTGATTGAAGAACTTGGTGATGTGTTGTTACAAGTTATGCTTCATGCTCAAATTGGAGAAGATGAGGGCTGGTTCTCAGTTGATGATATCATCCGAACGCTATCTGAAAAAATGGTACGTCGTCATCCACATGTGTTCGGAGATATAGATGTAGAGAGCGCGGAAGAAGTTGTTTTAAACTGGGAAGAAATTAAAAAACAAGAAAAAGGGCATGTAAGGGAGTCTGCTTTAACGGGAATTCCAAAAAGTTTACCACAATTAATGCGTGCGTATGAAATTCAGAAAAAAGCAGGAAAAGTTGGTTTTGATTGGGATGATGTACAGCCAATGATGGATAAAGCTTTTGAAGAATTGAAGGAGTTTGAGCAGGAAGTTGCAAAGATGGATAAAGAAAAAATGTTAGGTGAATTTGGGGATTTACTATTCGCCTTTGTTAATATTGCTCGCTACTATAAATTGGATCCAGAAGAGGCACTTCGTACCACAAATGAGAAATTCATGCGCCGATTTATATACATGGAAGCCAAAGTAGCTGAAATGAATAAGGAAATGCAGGAGTTAACGTTAGAGCAAATGGATGCTTTATGGGAAGAAGCGAAGCAGATAGAGAATCAATAG